The genomic segment ACAAGCTGGCAGAACTTCTGAAATTCCGAACATCGGACATAGCACCCCAACCTAGACTGCAATCCATTACTGACTAAATAATCTCCCTGCAACCATCCGCCACTCTGTGTCAGTAATATAACGATAACGAAACATCTGATATCTTCTCAACAGCAATACGATCCGATTGGCCATGCAATCTTCGACATCTTAATCTCTCACCTTTTTGTTGAAAACCTTTGCTCAACAGCAGCGGCCTAGCGCTAGTTGTAGCGACACTCAGCGCCAGTATTTGGGTGCCCTTCGCGCATCTGAGCCTTGAGGCTCTCCACCAAGACGTTTTGCAAAACACTTTGAGAATCCATAAACACACTACCAGTGCCATTGCGACAACACTCGCCCTTCAAGACGTAATCAATAAACTTGGGCTCGTTGTGCAGCCTGACAGAATTAGTACCCTTCGAGTCAACTAGATTTCTTTATGCTTCACGTAAAAGCCAAACCTCTTCGCCTGACTACCACAAACCACTGACCTGAACAACAAAGCTCCAACAAAACTTCCATGACTACCCCCCTCCCCACGTACTACACGATAATTCCTCTCACTCCCGATCGTCACCCACCTACACCACAATTCCCAACCACCCCCTGACAACTCTCTTGTTGTAATCCACCAACATATCGCAACGAACGACTAAACGAAAGAAACTGTAATCACAATCTCCCGCCCTGACCTGAGCCTAGGAGTGGCCTAACAGCTAAAGATTCCATAATCCTCTTTATGGTCCTGACCACATTCCCAATTCAAATGTCCTCCTCACAGTTGAATCCAATTCTTCGCACGTTCAACCGCCCGTTTCCATCCTTCGACCAACTCGTCACGCCGAGAGGCACTCATCGATGGATAAAAAAGGGCATCGCGTTGCCAAACTTGGCTGAGGGGCTCAAAACCATCCCAGATCCCGACGGCAAGGCCGGCCAAGAAGGCGGCACCCATCGCCGTCGTCTCGGTCACCTTGGGCCGTTCGACCCTGATACCGATGATGTCAGCTTGAAACTGGGCCAAGAAGCTGTTGTTGATGGCTCCCCCGTCGACGCGCAGCACGTCGACGGCCTGTCCTGAGTCCGAACGCATCGCTTCGAGGACATCTCGCGACTGATACGCGATCGACTCCAAAGCCGCCCTCGCGATGTGAGCTCGATTCGACCCTCTGGTCAACCCCACGATGGTTCCTCGCGCATAACTGTCCCACCACGGAGCTCCAAGCCCGACAAAGGCCGGAACAAGATAGACCCCACCAGTATCGGGCACCGACAGCGCCAAAGCTTCAGTCTCCTCTGCCTTGGTGATCAGTCCGAGCTCATCGCGGAGCCACTGGACCACCGCACCGGTGATGAAGATCGAACCCTCGAGGGCGTAGGTCACCTTGTGATTGATCCCCCAGGCGAGCGTCGTGACTAGCCCATTCTTGGAGGCCACCGCCTCGTTGCCCGTATTCATCAGCAGAAATGAGCCCGTACCATAAGTGTTCTTAGCCGATCCTGGCGTATAACAACCCTGGCCAAAAAGCGCAGCCTGCTGATCGCCGGCGATTCCAGCTATCGGGATTGCACGTCCGAGCCAACTCGCATCGACCTCACCAAGGACACCAGAGGAGTCCACGACGGTGGGGCACATTGAACGTGGAATGTTCAACAGACCCAACAACTCGTCATCCCACGAAAGATCATGGATGTTGTAGATCATGGTCCTCGAGGCGTTCGAGTAGTCGGTGACATGGAGCTTATTGTGAGTCAACTTGCTGATCAACCACGAGTCGATCGTGCCAAAAACAAGCTCCCCACGCTCAGCTTGCTCACGAGCACCAGGAACATTATCCAAAATCCAGGCAACCTTAGTTCCCGAGAAGTAAGCATCGATCACTAACCCTGTCTTGGAGCGAACCCTATCCGTGTGACCGGCTTCGCGAAGCCGGTCACACATCCCCGCGGTACGCCTACACTGCCACACGATCGCGTTATAAACCGCCTGCCCAGTGTGCCGATTCCAGACCACCGTCGTCTCTCGTTGGTTGGTGATCCCAACGCCAGCGATGTCTCGGACATCGATACCTGCTCTCTTGACACAGTTCTGAATCGCTTGCCATTGACTCTGCCATATTTCCTCTGGATCATGCTCGACCCAACCAGGCTGAGGATAGATTTGTCGAAACTCCTGCTGTCCGACAGCAACAGGCAACCCGGCCTCGTCAAACAAAATTGCTCGTGACGACGTCGTTCCTTGATCAAGGGCAAGTATGTATTTAGTCACTTATAACCATCCCTTCTTCGGCCACTTGACTATCCAGGGCCACTTGTTGTGCCGTCTCGGCCGGGTGCTTTGCCCGATACTCGAGCGTCAATCCAATAAACATCTTGTAGATTCCAACTGCGATGGCTGCTCCAATAAGGGGACCGACTATTGGGATCCACCAATACCCACCCTCCCCTGGGCCTGGAAATGCATTCTTGCCCCAGCCAAAAAACCAGGCCATGAGACGCGGACCGAAGTCACGTGCCGGATTGATGGCATAGCCTGCATCGGTACCAAATGAAACCCCAATAGCTAGCACTGCAAGTCCAACAATAAAGGGGGCTAAATTCGCAACCGCAGTCATATTTCTAGCATCATTAATCGCGAAAATAAACAACAACAGAAATGCAGTACCGATAATCTGGTCAACGAAAGGACCAACCCAACTCCCATGAAAATACGAAGCTGGGAATGTTGCAAAAATTGAGAACGTTGTGAGTCCACCGCTAGAGCTGCGTGTCACATGATGCACCAAGTTGTACTGG from the Ferrimicrobium sp. genome contains:
- the glpK gene encoding glycerol kinase GlpK, which encodes MTKYILALDQGTTSSRAILFDEAGLPVAVGQQEFRQIYPQPGWVEHDPEEIWQSQWQAIQNCVKRAGIDVRDIAGVGITNQRETTVVWNRHTGQAVYNAIVWQCRRTAGMCDRLREAGHTDRVRSKTGLVIDAYFSGTKVAWILDNVPGAREQAERGELVFGTIDSWLISKLTHNKLHVTDYSNASRTMIYNIHDLSWDDELLGLLNIPRSMCPTVVDSSGVLGEVDASWLGRAIPIAGIAGDQQAALFGQGCYTPGSAKNTYGTGSFLLMNTGNEAVASKNGLVTTLAWGINHKVTYALEGSIFITGAVVQWLRDELGLITKAEETEALALSVPDTGGVYLVPAFVGLGAPWWDSYARGTIVGLTRGSNRAHIARAALESIAYQSRDVLEAMRSDSGQAVDVLRVDGGAINNSFLAQFQADIIGIRVERPKVTETTAMGAAFLAGLAVGIWDGFEPLSQVWQRDALFYPSMSASRRDELVEGWKRAVERAKNWIQL
- a CDS encoding aquaporin family protein, translated to MSFDWVNKRSKEDIKEGSEMTTTVRYGKTGWRATTWGELLSEYLGTLVLLAFGTGSVAVAVVGLTMSGRTVVIFQGAGGWMLIAWGWAMGVVFGIYVAGGISGAHINPAVTLAQAIAGNLPWKKVIPYWIAQVLGAFSGALIVYADYYKAIDQYNLVHHVTRSSSGGLTTFSIFATFPASYFHGSWVGPFVDQIIGTAFLLLFIFAINDARNMTAVANLAPFIVGLAVLAIGVSFGTDAGYAINPARDFGPRLMAWFFGWGKNAFPGPGEGGYWWIPIVGPLIGAAIAVGIYKMFIGLTLEYRAKHPAETAQQVALDSQVAEEGMVISD